The following is a genomic window from Hypomesus transpacificus isolate Combined female chromosome 14, fHypTra1, whole genome shotgun sequence.
GAATGACCAGTAGATTATGAGAGGTCATGGCAAGCAGTGAATGACATGCCTGGAATAGATTAATAGAACTGGTAGTTTTTTTGCTTGATTGCAATATAGGTTAACTGATGATTCATTTTAATTTTGATGGTTAATGTTACTTCCTTAGAATTAAGCAATAAGacccaagaggccgtgttttgcgctgcttttagaacaggtaaggggagttgttaggcatgacgcgaagcggagtgccaaaaacccccttacctgttttaaaggccgtagccatggagttaACATCGGGGGGGAcgaatatttttttaatgataattcCGGACAGTGTGCGTGGTTgtctgtcgtagcgtagcacatttatatttctaaatcaaaatattgggggggacattttgaccagatttgaatattaggggggatgtgtcccccccccccaaatgtattttgattacggccttgctaaaatcagcgtaaaccacggactcgcagggcttattgcttttctaaaactgatactacaaatatttgatatggtttcataaacaaaaacaattaaaaacaaaatagtttaataataaaccgtcattcttccgccactacaaagtatagttcctacataaatcgttgccacgcaacagcttGATGGActcctttgccgtcttttttttgttgaaatattcgatgcgcagtaatatggaatgtgaaagaatgttatgaggacaacctgtaaggttatgctggattttacaacggcatggaatgcaatatagccaatcacaatcaaggatgggaacaaccagttttagaatgttCTATATGCAAACCTAAGGTTTTTAGAGGCTGCATTGAAATTGCAATAATGAGCTTGAGGTGGATCGGTATCATTATTATCTGTTATTATAATTAGCTACTCTATTATCTTCATGCAAGGTCCATGTCTGATGCCTCTTGGTTTTTCACACGTACAATAGAAATTGTGAACTTTTGACATGCCATTCTCTTAATGTGTATCTGAAAACTTCTTGTTTTTTCCTTGTCTTATATTTGGAATAAAAAAGTAAATGAGAAAGATGACTTTTTATCATGTCTGACTAGATGGCAATGGACACATTACCACTGGCCTGTTTCCTTAACTGTGGTTCTCATCAAGACCAGTGCTTTATAAGTAATGTAGTGTATTAATTTACAAGAAACTTGCAAATTGTAGAGGGGACCTTATTATCTGCAATCGAATGCTCTACCATTGACCTACACCTTCTTGTCAACATAACTCTTCTATCTTCTTTTGATCTTTTCAAAAGGAAATataaacacaaaaatacatgaCAAATGCCTTAGGGACTCTTTAATTCACTGCGAGTTACTGCAGCTCTGTACCAGTGTGTTCATTGAtctgacaggaggaggaggaggaggagctggatgaGCAAGTAATGGTGGAAGAAGGGCTGGAAGAGGTCGAGAGAAACGAGTATGAAGGAGAGCAGCTGTCCACCTTTTGCAGCAGCAGGGTCTGGATAACGATCTGCAGCAGAGGCACCAGTCTGTCAGGAGAGCTCAGGCTGCCAGAGGCAGGCACATGGATGAAGGCTGCCCTTCCCCGACCATGGAACAAAGAGCAGTAGTACACATAATCACACAggtacctgagagagagagggagaatgccCCAAACTAAAGCTTTACATGTGGTCTTTGACAAAAATCATATAAAGCTGTTGGACTGTCACAATTACAAGAGGTGGAGACCTACCTCCCAGCATCTCTTGAGTAAATTATATCCTTCCCCGCTTTTTTCAGTTGTTTTGAGAGGGCCCTCATGTCAACAATGGAGTCCAGTTTAGCTGGTCCTCCATCAATGCAATTCTGATTCACAGGACAGGAGCCACACACATCTCTATCACTGTAACCATGGTTCTTCCCAGTCTGCTCCAGTAAAATGCCTCTAGATCCAGTGGCAATCCCAAGATGTATGGCAAACTAGAGTCATACAGAGGATGCTATGATAATATGACAGCAGCTGCCAAAATATCATGTAGGCCTGCAGAGTATAAACTTGGGTAGTTGAGTGATATAATATGTGGTGTTAGGATACTATAGCTTACTAATAGTATTTAAGAATAATAGCTAGGCTACCTTTGGATTTAGGGTTTTCCATAAGTCAACTATGACCTGATGCGCTCTGTTGTAGGCCACTGGTAACTCCCTGATGGCGACCTTTACACCCTCTCCCAATCCAACCAGCTTTAAGCCCTAGAATAAACTCAAAACGAAAATCACATAcgtatattctgttcaatttcaTTGAGGGCTGAACTTGAGAATAATCGATCTAAGGCTGTAGGCCTACCTGTGCAGCTTTCCAACTTGGATTTTCTAAGAACTGTCTGAAAGGTCCGAACCCTGTTAAATGCATTAAATTAAAGTGCAATTAATGGTTGAAGATAATACCAAAACAGTCCCGAATATAGAAATGATTGAAAAACACCCTGACTGACAAcaaaatgttttcttatttttgCTAACCGACCTGTTACAACGACCACAGCTTCGTCTGTATCCATAACTCCACCTAAGCACGTTGGCAATACGTAAGTCCACTCTTGTACTGACAATTCGTTCAATCCCCGAAAGTTAAACGAACTATTTGCCTATGTCGTAACCCTTTCTGCCAGCCTCGTATGGTGCCTTGTTTGCGTCCGACAACATCAAACATGCATCACTAATCGCTCCCCAGGAGGGGGAGCTATATCATATGTCTTCCCGTCTCCAACATTAAAAAGTGTCCCGCTTGAACAGATAATCTGGACCCCGCCCACCTTCAGCACTTGTTAAATCAAGCCAGTGAAGCAAGCCTCATATCCGAGCTAACAGTCGCTTCACAGCTCTGTTTATAGACGCACACGCAGATGAGATCAGAACAGTTTCTTTGAATTTACTCCAAAACCCcccaaaatatattattttaatattaATTGACGTCGCGATTTGAAATCTGACAAAATGTTACAATTCAGGAGAACCTTTGAAACGGAAAAACATCAATTACAGGAACTCAATAACAGACTTGGTCATTATCTCTCAAGAACGAAGATTCTGGAGCAAGAAAATGCCTGCCTCATCACTGAAATTAACAAGTTAAAGCAGGAAAAAACGTTGGAATGGGAACACCAATACAAGGCCGAGATGCGGGAATTGAGAAGAATGGTGGGGCAGTTGGCCTTCGAGAAGTCCCAAGCGGAGATGGAGCGGGAGAGGCTATGGAGAGAGTTTCAGATGGTGCAAGCTATGTGTAGCGAGGAAACAGTGGTATGTAAAGATATTGGAGGTGACATTAAGGAGTGCGAAAAACTGCTTCAGCTTGCCCACAACAAAAACGGGGCCCTTGAAGAACGATTATTACAACTCGAGAATGAGTGCCAATGTATGGAAGATGCGCACCGACAAGAAATCGACCACCTTCGGAATCAGGTGCACTCGCGGGTTGTTGTTACTCAGAAGTACC
Proteins encoded in this region:
- the pgpep1l gene encoding pyroglutamyl-peptidase 1 isoform X1, producing MDTDEAVVVVTGFGPFRQFLENPSWKAAQGLKLVGLGEGVKVAIRELPVAYNRAHQVIVDLWKTLNPKFAIHLGIATGSRGILLEQTGKNHGYSDRDVCGSCPVNQNCIDGGPAKLDSIVDMRALSKQLKKAGKDIIYSRDAGRYLCDYVYYCSLFHGRGRAAFIHVPASGSLSSPDRLVPLLQIVIQTLLLQKVDSCSPSYSFLSTSSSPSSTITCSSSSSSSSSCQINEHTGTELQ
- the pgpep1l gene encoding pyroglutamyl-peptidase 1 isoform X2, producing MDTDEAVVVVTGFGPFRQFLENPSWKAAQGLKLVGLGEGVKVAIRELPVAYNRAHQVIVDLWKTLNPKNCIDGGPAKLDSIVDMRALSKQLKKAGKDIIYSRDAGRYLCDYVYYCSLFHGRGRAAFIHVPASGSLSSPDRLVPLLQIVIQTLLLQKVDSCSPSYSFLSTSSSPSSTITCSSSSSSSSSCQINEHTGTELQ